The following proteins are co-located in the Cetobacterium ceti genome:
- a CDS encoding major capsid protein, with protein sequence MYELIALIAALKQMKRPNMFLWNLFIKQEIPEKTSKFEVHTKVARRRMAPFVGKYAGGKLLEKDGSSISEFEPGIIKPYREAHANELLKQQFGETIYGNALDIEEIAEDQVTQEIEFLDEAITRTENWMLGKLLTTGVVPIVGETVNRAIKFGDHDKEVLSGTSLWTNEQSDPVEYLLEKQLEILEKTGVMIDSICMSATAGKAFKDHPKVKERLKYITADVIRVEPRNLGDGAKFIGTIPEADLDIYVFTDWVENFETKTSEAIIPAGEIIGGKSKSFRVHYGAIAQMVNKEKSVFVGKRIPKTWVDEKNDLECIQVSSAPLIVPEDASSFFAAKVIE encoded by the coding sequence ATGTACGAATTAATAGCTTTGATAGCAGCACTAAAACAGATGAAAAGACCAAATATGTTTCTTTGGAATCTTTTTATAAAACAGGAAATACCTGAAAAAACGTCAAAATTTGAAGTTCATACAAAAGTTGCTAGAAGAAGAATGGCTCCATTTGTAGGAAAATATGCAGGGGGAAAATTATTAGAAAAAGACGGTTCTTCTATTAGTGAGTTTGAACCAGGAATAATAAAACCATATAGAGAGGCTCATGCAAACGAGCTATTAAAACAACAGTTTGGAGAAACAATTTATGGTAATGCTCTAGATATAGAAGAAATAGCAGAGGATCAAGTAACTCAAGAAATCGAATTTCTAGATGAAGCTATAACTAGAACAGAAAATTGGATGCTTGGAAAATTATTAACAACTGGAGTTGTCCCTATTGTGGGAGAAACCGTTAATAGAGCAATTAAATTTGGAGATCATGATAAGGAAGTTTTATCTGGGACTTCTCTTTGGACAAATGAACAATCAGATCCAGTGGAATATTTATTAGAAAAACAATTGGAAATTTTAGAAAAAACTGGAGTAATGATAGATTCTATATGTATGTCTGCAACAGCAGGAAAAGCTTTTAAAGATCATCCAAAAGTAAAAGAAAGACTTAAATATATAACAGCAGATGTTATAAGAGTAGAGCCAAGAAATCTGGGTGATGGAGCAAAATTTATAGGGACAATTCCAGAGGCAGATTTAGATATATATGTATTCACAGATTGGGTAGAAAATTTTGAGACAAAAACATCAGAAGCTATAATTCCGGCCGGAGAAATCATTGGAGGTAAAAGTAAATCCTTTAGAGTGCATTATGGAGCTATAGCACAAATGGTAAATAAAGAAAAAAGTGTATTTGTAGGGAAAAGAATACCTAAAACATGGGTAGATGAAAAAAATGATTTAGAGTGTATTCAGGTTTCATCTGCACCGCTTATAGTTCCTGAAGATGCAAGTTCATTTTTCGCAGCTAAAGTAATTGAATAG
- a CDS encoding nucleotidyltransferase domain-containing protein, translating to MSIVTLKQAQNKFLKEIVDLEPGRVEKARKSRDFLKETIKNICEKDKEMFNLYPEYHIDFGSFARNTKIRPLDDIDMMFCFKGEGSVYDILGNESYKITVPTESKTLIKVCEENNQLNSRKVIEKIKAKLYNISNYNRADIKRNQEAITLKLNSYEWNFDIVPCFICNEGDEKAKFYLIPDGNGNWKKTDPRKDRERIKELNNINNGSVYQLVRLAKKWSKQKNFQSISSYLLENLVLEYVASTSISNNTYDEFESFLDYLKDKIYEKIKDPKGIQDDLNNLEFLHKYKISIAAQRDAEILRESNDIYLREETKINFYIKVFGNDFPKYGDN from the coding sequence ATGTCAATAGTAACATTAAAGCAAGCACAAAATAAATTTTTAAAAGAAATTGTAGATTTGGAGCCTGGAAGAGTTGAAAAAGCAAGAAAAAGTAGAGATTTTTTAAAAGAAACAATAAAAAATATTTGTGAAAAGGATAAAGAAATGTTTAATTTATATCCTGAATATCACATAGATTTTGGATCTTTTGCAAGAAATACTAAAATAAGACCTTTAGATGATATAGATATGATGTTTTGCTTTAAAGGAGAAGGATCAGTATATGATATATTAGGTAATGAAAGTTATAAAATAACCGTTCCAACAGAATCAAAAACATTAATTAAGGTATGTGAAGAAAATAATCAACTAAATTCAAGAAAAGTAATAGAAAAAATAAAGGCAAAATTATATAATATATCAAATTATAATAGAGCAGATATAAAAAGAAACCAAGAAGCAATTACATTAAAATTAAATTCTTATGAATGGAATTTTGATATAGTACCTTGTTTTATATGCAATGAGGGAGATGAAAAAGCAAAATTTTATTTAATTCCAGATGGAAATGGAAATTGGAAAAAAACAGATCCAAGAAAAGATAGAGAAAGAATAAAAGAATTAAATAATATTAATAATGGAAGTGTTTATCAGCTAGTTAGATTAGCTAAAAAATGGAGTAAACAAAAAAATTTTCAATCGATTTCTTCTTATTTATTAGAAAATTTAGTATTAGAATATGTTGCAAGTACATCTATTTCAAATAACACATATGATGAGTTTGAAAGTTTTTTAGATTATTTAAAAGACAAAATATATGAAAAAATAAAAGATCCAAAAGGAATACAGGATGATTTAAACAATCTGGAATTTTTACATAAATATAAGATATCTATTGCTGCACAAAGAGATGCAGAAATATTGCGAGAAAGCAATGATATATATTTGAGAGAAGAAACAAAAATAAATTTCTATATAAAAGTATTTGGGAATGATTTTCCAAAATATGGTGATAACTAA
- a CDS encoding S-4TM family putative pore-forming effector → MKNRQNEERQLSLLCISELLYGRIKKIRLYYNFFLVLPILLSFFKNEIIEKIRITSENLNTFNLIITLAVSLLYFVFQFLEKENLTKAVKVQEEFDTKVFGLQWNDLLADQLMDIEIKELKEECKNISKKNKKDWYNFDENLNDNENIFRAQKSAIVYSRKLRERYLNMLLMIGLIIVVVFIIIIWKIPLGKIISDYFLPFYPIFQKYIDTIFKLKNSIFESKSVYKYLEDTDTIGKDISNLRILQDWIFINNRLHAPIIPTLIYKLERSRLEIFFRDN, encoded by the coding sequence ATGAAAAATAGACAAAATGAAGAGAGACAATTGTCTTTGCTGTGTATTTCAGAATTACTTTATGGAAGGATAAAAAAAATAAGGCTATACTATAATTTTTTTTTAGTACTACCAATTTTATTATCTTTTTTTAAAAATGAAATAATAGAAAAAATAAGGATAACTTCTGAAAATCTAAATACATTCAATTTAATTATTACACTAGCAGTAAGTTTACTATACTTTGTTTTTCAATTTTTAGAAAAAGAGAATTTAACAAAAGCTGTAAAAGTACAAGAAGAATTTGATACAAAAGTTTTTGGATTACAGTGGAATGATTTATTGGCAGATCAACTTATGGATATAGAGATAAAGGAACTAAAAGAAGAATGTAAAAACATATCTAAGAAGAATAAAAAAGACTGGTATAATTTTGATGAAAATTTAAATGATAATGAAAATATATTTAGAGCTCAAAAATCAGCTATTGTTTATTCAAGAAAATTAAGAGAAAGATACTTGAATATGTTACTGATGATAGGATTAATAATTGTAGTAGTTTTTATAATAATTATTTGGAAAATACCTTTAGGAAAAATAATTTCAGATTATTTTTTACCATTTTACCCTATTTTTCAGAAATATATAGACACTATTTTTAAATTAAAAAATAGTATTTTTGAAAGTAAATCAGTGTACAAATATTTGGAAGACACGGATACTATAGGAAAGGATATATCTAATTTAAGAATTTTACAAGATTGGATTTTTATTAATAATAGATTACACGCACCAATAATACCTACATTGATTTATAAATTAGAAAGATCAAGGCTTGAAATATTTTTTAGGGATAATTAA
- a CDS encoding phage portal protein, protein MAKKKNKITGKNLKIAKNYANHGASKQKVVFKGLDDTLKSVNTDLGKEVKKTLMARSRELWMGSPLATGALKKLRTSVIGSGLRLKSSVDNSILELSISEKKEIENKIEKIWKLWAETTECDVERTSNFYQIQQLAFLTSLIDGECFALLPFKKRVGEIFELKIQLIESERCMTPPEKANDPRVKNGVELDSENCPTAYWFCDDPYSITKKKYRRVEAFGQKTGRRNVLMILEKERIGQQRGVPILAPVIESLLQLGRYTHSELTAAVVSSYFTVFLENDKDLGGTGFGEPISDSEEKDHSEKNIEMGPGVITELPAGMKINLANPTRPNTAFDGFVKAMAIQIGAALELPHDVLLNKFDSSYSASRAALLEAWKMYRMRRAWIIADFCNPIFREFMDEAVAKGFIEAPGYFENPLVRQAYLNCKWYGATQGQIDPLKEVTAAKVRLETGLSTKSREIMELYGDDYNEVIAQREIEKEEGNA, encoded by the coding sequence ATGGCTAAGAAAAAAAATAAAATAACTGGAAAAAATTTAAAAATAGCTAAAAACTATGCAAATCATGGAGCAAGTAAGCAAAAGGTTGTTTTTAAAGGTCTTGACGATACTTTAAAGTCAGTTAATACAGATTTAGGAAAAGAAGTAAAGAAAACATTAATGGCAAGATCTAGAGAATTATGGATGGGAAGTCCACTTGCTACAGGAGCTCTAAAAAAATTAAGAACATCTGTAATAGGATCAGGATTGAGATTAAAATCATCTGTTGATAACAGTATTTTAGAGCTTTCTATCTCAGAAAAAAAAGAAATTGAAAATAAAATTGAGAAAATATGGAAACTATGGGCTGAAACGACAGAATGTGATGTAGAAAGAACATCAAATTTTTATCAAATTCAGCAATTGGCATTTTTAACATCTTTAATTGATGGGGAATGCTTTGCATTATTACCTTTCAAAAAAAGAGTTGGAGAAATATTTGAACTAAAAATACAGCTGATTGAAAGTGAAAGGTGCATGACACCTCCAGAAAAAGCAAATGATCCTAGAGTAAAAAATGGTGTAGAACTTGATTCTGAAAATTGCCCAACGGCTTACTGGTTTTGTGATGATCCTTATTCTATAACTAAAAAAAAATATAGAAGAGTAGAAGCTTTTGGACAAAAAACGGGTCGAAGAAATGTACTGATGATTCTTGAAAAGGAAAGGATAGGACAACAGCGAGGAGTTCCAATCCTAGCCCCTGTAATAGAATCACTATTACAACTCGGAAGATATACTCACTCAGAATTAACAGCAGCAGTAGTAAGTTCTTATTTCACTGTATTTTTAGAAAATGATAAAGATCTAGGAGGAACTGGCTTTGGAGAACCTATAAGTGATTCTGAAGAAAAAGATCATTCAGAAAAAAATATAGAAATGGGACCAGGAGTCATAACAGAATTACCTGCAGGAATGAAAATAAATCTTGCTAATCCAACGAGGCCTAATACGGCTTTTGATGGATTTGTGAAAGCTATGGCAATTCAAATTGGAGCAGCCTTAGAACTGCCTCATGATGTTTTACTTAATAAATTTGATTCTAGTTATTCAGCTTCCAGAGCAGCTTTATTAGAAGCTTGGAAAATGTATAGGATGAGAAGAGCATGGATAATTGCAGATTTTTGTAATCCAATTTTTCGAGAATTTATGGATGAAGCTGTAGCTAAAGGATTTATAGAAGCTCCTGGATATTTTGAGAATCCGCTTGTAAGACAAGCTTATTTGAACTGCAAGTGGTATGGAGCTACACAGGGACAAATAGATCCGTTAAAAGAAGTTACAGCTGCAAAAGTTAGACTAGAAACTGGATTATCAACTAAAAGTAGAGAAATCATGGAATTATACGGAGATGATTATAACGAAGTAATAGCTCAAAGGGAAATAGAAAAGGAGGAAGGAAATGCCTAA
- a CDS encoding head maturation protease, ClpP-related — MPNNKKAFMVTKEQNKGQIRIYSDIGDTYWWEYGSDEFRRELEALGDVSEIDVYINSDGGEVSAATAIYSQLRAHKAKITTYVDGIAASAASLIFMAGDKRIMREASILMIHNPGLSAYGTSKQLRAAADFLDKLKEAVLTAYNRADITEDEISKLMDEETWMTAADALERGFATEVDTFSPKLDLEIDNNVLMVKDTKIDVSKNKQFNTFYMKNAKMFKTKNMKENEENMTQEELKSRNPEMYLKIKEEGAIEERQRIKEIEEAGIPGTEVIMKKFKYEEPKTAEMFSKEVLKMVKAGEISIEPQEGKKQKNDMENLKDAQMDAKKSGVQNIPGSTGKSELTPEEKAKMRAERIAAKINKNRGY; from the coding sequence ATGCCTAATAATAAAAAAGCATTTATGGTGACTAAAGAACAAAATAAAGGCCAAATACGCATATATTCTGACATAGGTGATACTTACTGGTGGGAATATGGGTCAGATGAATTTAGACGAGAGCTAGAAGCTTTAGGAGATGTATCAGAGATAGACGTTTATATCAATAGTGACGGCGGAGAAGTTTCTGCTGCAACAGCAATATATAGTCAACTTAGAGCTCATAAAGCGAAAATAACAACGTATGTTGATGGAATTGCAGCATCGGCTGCATCATTAATATTTATGGCTGGAGATAAAAGAATAATGAGAGAGGCTTCAATTCTTATGATTCATAATCCAGGCCTATCTGCATATGGGACAAGTAAGCAACTTAGAGCAGCAGCAGACTTTTTAGATAAATTAAAAGAAGCTGTTTTAACTGCATATAATAGAGCCGATATAACTGAAGATGAAATAAGCAAACTGATGGATGAAGAGACGTGGATGACTGCGGCGGATGCGTTAGAAAGAGGATTTGCAACAGAAGTAGATACTTTTTCTCCAAAGTTAGATTTAGAAATTGATAATAATGTTTTGATGGTAAAAGATACAAAAATAGATGTTTCAAAAAATAAGCAATTTAATACATTTTACATGAAAAATGCAAAGATGTTTAAAACTAAAAATATGAAGGAGAATGAAGAGAATATGACACAAGAAGAACTGAAGTCTAGAAATCCAGAAATGTATTTAAAGATTAAAGAGGAGGGAGCAATAGAAGAGAGACAAAGAATAAAAGAAATTGAAGAGGCAGGAATACCAGGAACAGAAGTTATTATGAAAAAATTTAAATATGAAGAACCTAAAACAGCTGAAATGTTTTCAAAAGAAGTTTTGAAAATGGTTAAGGCTGGAGAAATAAGCATAGAACCTCAAGAAGGTAAAAAACAAAAAAATGATATGGAAAATTTAAAAGATGCACAAATGGATGCTAAAAAATCAGGAGTACAAAATATTCCAGGAAGTACAGGAAAATCTGAATTGACACCTGAAGAAAAAGCAAAAATGAGAGCAGAAAGAATAGCAGCAAAAATAAATAAAAACAGGGGGTATTAA
- a CDS encoding Abi family protein → MSVICDRPFKTYKEQLEILEKKYLLEINRNKFELNILSSISYYDLVNGYKDCFMVNEKYKKGITKQYLFQFLIFDKNIQNLLFKYSVYTENTFKTKLAYVISKNIGEHENIYLNKQNYARVRNKNKRQQLYHLLIRMKKCLETITDNPTKHYNDTHNHVPPWILFKNIKFSKIIDLYGFLETNSKQEFVSEYFENGVLKYEENAEMLKKMITIVRKFRNKIAHNSKVVNYYVENDYELNRQKLLRIIPREIYHVKDVQEARGSNDLFAMILSLVKLLGNNYLILLFIQELYFLFSSDDIIAKEYIKLTNLPDDLLERLEKLKEVYSVELEKDIYTLL, encoded by the coding sequence ATGTCAGTTATTTGTGATAGACCATTTAAAACATATAAGGAACAGTTAGAAATATTAGAAAAAAAATATTTATTAGAAATTAATAGAAATAAATTTGAATTAAATATATTAAGTTCAATTTCATATTATGATTTGGTAAATGGTTATAAAGATTGTTTTATGGTTAATGAAAAATATAAAAAAGGAATTACTAAACAATATTTATTTCAATTTTTAATATTTGATAAAAATATACAAAATTTATTATTTAAATATAGTGTTTATACAGAAAATACATTTAAAACAAAATTAGCATATGTAATTTCAAAAAATATAGGAGAGCATGAAAATATATATTTAAATAAACAGAACTATGCAAGAGTAAGAAATAAAAATAAACGACAACAATTGTATCATCTTTTGATTAGAATGAAAAAATGTCTTGAAACAATCACCGATAATCCAACAAAACACTATAATGATACGCATAATCATGTACCGCCATGGATCTTATTTAAAAATATAAAATTTAGTAAGATAATTGATTTATATGGATTTTTAGAAACAAATTCTAAACAAGAGTTTGTTTCTGAATATTTTGAAAATGGAGTATTAAAGTACGAAGAGAATGCAGAGATGTTAAAAAAAATGATAACAATTGTAAGAAAATTTAGAAATAAAATAGCTCATAATTCAAAAGTTGTAAATTATTATGTTGAAAATGACTATGAACTAAATAGACAAAAATTATTAAGAATAATACCCAGAGAAATTTATCATGTAAAAGATGTACAAGAAGCTAGAGGATCAAATGATTTATTTGCAATGATTCTTTCATTAGTGAAGTTATTAGGAAATAATTATCTTATATTATTATTTATTCAAGAACTATATTTTTTATTTTCATCTGATGATATTATTGCAAAAGAATATATAAAACTAACAAATCTTCCAGATGATTTGTTAGAACGATTAGAAAAATTGAAAGAAGTATATTCAGTGGAATTAGAAAAAGATATATACACATTATTATAA
- a CDS encoding phage terminase large subunit family protein → MSNNTIELIKNILKLLKPPKKTTVSMWAGNNRMLSSESSPEPGLWNNERAPYQVPMMDAFNEKETEEITVMAAAQTAKTEIILNMIGFIIDNDPGPVMLVQPTKTMARSFSRKRLEPMLRDCKSLSEKVQGYLANVTDKYFPGGFLFLIGSNSTNELAGTPIRYLFLDEVDRYKNNVGDEGDPVELAEKRTANFANRKKVRVSTPGLKETSKIYSLYLNSTQETWQVPCPKCGEYQKFKIENFDVESITMCCEKCGAFSTENEWKNQEKKGKYISEKKQETNIHRGFYLSSFSSPWVKWTDIGRKYKEALDEPNKMQVFYNTFLGLPYENEFNEGLDWEILYKNRRIKYTAEVPEEVLFLTAGVDVQDDRLEVEVCGWGARRQRYGIVYKILLGDPGTEKVWKQLDEFLQKNFYFKDKTPLNIICTFIDTGGHHTQEAYDFIYMREHRNIYGIKGLGSDGKQVINTTRKTKRNNGRNITLISLGVNALKDMTYSSLKREEEGPLYCYYPDDPERGYGEKYFKSVTGEIKTTKTVRGIEKIEWVQIGPNEAFDIRGYLTAAMIYMNPDFENLSKMTKKELSEKSRAAIYKQKREQKSKVLLSKGVKV, encoded by the coding sequence TTGAGTAATAATACAATTGAATTAATAAAAAATATTTTGAAACTATTAAAACCACCTAAAAAAACTACAGTTTCAATGTGGGCAGGAAATAATAGAATGTTATCTTCAGAATCTTCACCTGAACCAGGGCTTTGGAATAATGAGCGAGCCCCTTATCAAGTGCCAATGATGGATGCGTTTAATGAAAAAGAAACGGAAGAAATAACTGTAATGGCAGCAGCACAAACGGCCAAAACAGAAATTATTTTAAATATGATTGGTTTCATAATAGATAATGACCCAGGACCGGTTATGCTGGTTCAGCCTACAAAAACCATGGCGAGATCATTTTCTAGAAAAAGATTAGAGCCAATGCTTAGAGATTGTAAATCTTTATCAGAAAAAGTCCAAGGATATTTGGCTAACGTAACAGACAAATATTTTCCAGGGGGATTTTTATTTCTAATAGGTTCTAATTCTACAAATGAGCTTGCAGGAACACCTATTCGATATTTATTTTTAGATGAAGTTGATAGATATAAAAATAATGTTGGAGATGAAGGAGATCCTGTAGAACTTGCAGAAAAAAGAACAGCAAACTTTGCAAATAGAAAAAAAGTTAGAGTTTCAACTCCTGGATTAAAGGAAACATCAAAAATTTACTCTTTATATTTAAATTCAACCCAGGAAACATGGCAAGTTCCATGCCCAAAATGTGGAGAATATCAAAAATTTAAAATAGAAAACTTTGATGTAGAGTCAATAACAATGTGTTGTGAAAAATGTGGTGCCTTTTCTACAGAAAATGAATGGAAAAATCAGGAGAAAAAAGGAAAGTATATCTCAGAAAAAAAGCAAGAAACTAATATTCATAGGGGTTTTTACCTTAGTTCGTTTAGTTCTCCATGGGTTAAGTGGACAGATATAGGAAGAAAATATAAAGAAGCTTTAGATGAACCTAATAAAATGCAAGTTTTTTATAATACATTTTTAGGTTTACCTTATGAAAATGAATTTAATGAGGGCTTAGACTGGGAAATTTTATATAAGAATAGACGTATCAAATATACAGCTGAAGTTCCAGAAGAAGTTTTATTCTTAACAGCAGGAGTAGACGTTCAAGATGACAGATTAGAAGTTGAAGTGTGTGGTTGGGGAGCAAGAAGACAAAGATATGGAATTGTATATAAAATTTTGCTTGGTGATCCTGGAACTGAAAAAGTATGGAAACAATTGGATGAATTTTTACAGAAAAATTTTTATTTTAAAGATAAAACCCCATTAAATATAATTTGTACTTTCATAGATACTGGAGGACATCATACTCAAGAGGCTTATGATTTTATATACATGAGAGAGCATAGAAATATCTATGGAATAAAAGGACTTGGAAGTGATGGAAAGCAGGTAATTAATACAACAAGAAAGACAAAGAGAAACAATGGAAGAAATATAACACTTATTTCATTAGGAGTAAATGCTCTTAAAGATATGACTTATTCATCGTTAAAGAGAGAAGAAGAGGGGCCATTATATTGTTATTATCCAGATGATCCTGAAAGAGGTTACGGAGAAAAATATTTTAAGAGTGTAACAGGAGAAATAAAAACAACAAAAACAGTTAGAGGCATAGAAAAAATAGAATGGGTACAAATTGGTCCAAATGAAGCTTTTGACATTAGAGGTTATTTAACTGCTGCAATGATATATATGAATCCAGATTTTGAAAACTTATCAAAAATGACAAAGAAAGAATTAAGTGAAAAGTCAAGAGCAGCTATATATAAACAAAAAAGAGAGCAAAAATCAAAAGTTTTATTAAGTAAAGGGGTGAAAGTATGA
- a CDS encoding Abi family protein, translating to MSNKDIPFTLDNQIKTIKKYVVFRNKTKVEKLLIYTGYFRVSKYAKDLYSFLSAGILSNKPNQNQLIAYYEFDVKLRKILFNYTKKAEIQFKTHISNSISLKLGNPIFYLDDNNYTSTKGAKDKVGRNKNKENYSKFKKNIADFEKKLRTSIHKYPEFKEYTKQGKKKKMKIPCWAIFSYLDFGSMMHLYSYLKLDLRKEVLKYGYNKNADYSKLTTRCVDTWLDAIRNLRNICSHHNKLILKTSSIVLEEKSDTGILISYTDLFSRLYALKKILNQKDSLALKSDLKKLLNKTPINVYTYNILPIDWEIKYDSIRNL from the coding sequence ATGTCAAATAAAGATATTCCATTTACTTTAGACAATCAAATTAAAACAATAAAAAAATATGTAGTATTTCGAAATAAAACCAAAGTAGAAAAATTGCTTATTTATACAGGATATTTCAGAGTGAGTAAATATGCTAAAGATTTGTATTCTTTTTTAAGTGCAGGGATTCTTTCGAATAAACCAAATCAAAATCAATTAATTGCATATTATGAATTTGATGTTAAATTAAGAAAAATACTATTTAATTATACTAAAAAAGCTGAGATACAATTTAAAACACATATATCTAATTCAATTTCATTAAAATTAGGTAATCCTATATTTTATTTGGACGATAACAATTACACTTCAACTAAAGGTGCAAAAGATAAAGTAGGAAGAAATAAAAATAAAGAAAATTATTCTAAGTTTAAAAAAAACATAGCAGATTTTGAGAAAAAATTAAGAACAAGTATACATAAATATCCCGAGTTTAAAGAATATACTAAACAAGGGAAAAAAAAGAAAATGAAAATACCTTGTTGGGCTATTTTTTCATATTTAGACTTTGGAAGTATGATGCACTTATATTCTTATTTAAAGCTGGATTTAAGAAAAGAAGTTTTAAAGTATGGATACAATAAAAATGCTGATTATAGTAAGTTAACAACAAGATGTGTAGATACTTGGTTAGATGCAATAAGAAATTTAAGAAATATATGTAGTCATCATAATAAGCTTATTTTAAAAACTTCTTCAATTGTTTTAGAAGAAAAATCAGATACGGGTATTTTAATTAGTTATACAGATCTTTTTTCAAGATTATATGCTTTGAAAAAAATATTGAATCAAAAAGATTCATTAGCTTTAAAATCTGATTTAAAAAAATTATTAAATAAAACACCAATAAATGTTTATACATATAACATATTGCCTATTGATTGGGAAATTAAATATGATTCAATAAGAAATTTATAG
- a CDS encoding DUF6148 family protein translates to MTGITLKEAQSRYREYLDAESKALKGQRYKIENQELERASLSEIREGIKYWENKCIEIARGGKKITTMRIIPRDL, encoded by the coding sequence ATGACAGGGATAACACTTAAAGAGGCACAAAGTAGATATAGAGAATATTTAGATGCTGAAAGTAAAGCTTTGAAAGGGCAACGGTATAAAATCGAAAATCAAGAATTAGAAAGAGCTAGTTTATCAGAAATTAGAGAAGGCATCAAATACTGGGAAAATAAATGTATTGAAATAGCCAGAGGGGGAAAGAAGATAACAACAATGAGAATAATTCCTCGCGATTTATGA
- a CDS encoding N-acetylmuramoyl-L-alanine amidase → MKNKRVILLAGHNFISPGCHTVIDKKIITEFDLVTDIVANVFKRERLMGIDLINKARNQFGDLVSEVNSLNGDYLISCHLNAYDNKSQGTEVLYSYISQRGKELARIAQDKLVKHLGLNDRGIKPTKLNERGGSILNKTKPVAILLEPFFLDDITDRAILDDYMRKTEDAILEILNYIDKQEL, encoded by the coding sequence ATGAAAAATAAAAGAGTAATACTTTTAGCAGGGCATAATTTTATAAGCCCTGGTTGTCATACTGTGATTGATAAAAAAATAATTACAGAATTCGATTTAGTAACAGATATAGTTGCCAATGTTTTTAAAAGAGAAAGACTTATGGGGATAGATTTAATTAATAAAGCTAGAAATCAATTTGGTGATTTAGTATCAGAAGTTAATTCTTTAAATGGAGATTATTTAATAAGCTGTCATTTAAATGCTTATGATAATAAAAGTCAAGGAACAGAAGTTTTATATTCTTATATTTCGCAAAGAGGAAAAGAATTAGCTAGGATTGCACAAGATAAATTGGTTAAACATTTAGGATTGAATGATAGAGGAATAAAGCCAACAAAACTAAATGAAAGAGGAGGATCAATACTTAATAAAACTAAACCAGTAGCAATATTATTAGAGCCTTTCTTTTTAGATGATATTACAGATAGAGCAATATTAGATGATTATATGAGAAAAACTGAAGATGCAATCTTGGAAATACTTAATTACATAGATAAACAGGAACTTTAA